In Stigmatopora argus isolate UIUO_Sarg chromosome 17, RoL_Sarg_1.0, whole genome shotgun sequence, the following are encoded in one genomic region:
- the LOC144092007 gene encoding uncharacterized protein LOC144092007 — protein sequence MKLSVVCLCVFHLTFVTAGLLTSNDLQSGSSDLARNSRRTGGMTNKYRTLFARRAQYEQQKLLMMRPKAMPVVEKDPHDKEPPKWAPSSCSQLGQSCLPHQGCCELCSACHCHFFKAICFCRRTNMQCSKNT from the exons ATGAAGCTGTCAGTGGTGTGTTTATGTGTTTTTCATCTGACCTTTGTCACGGCGGGACTTCTCACCAGCAATGATCTCCAAAGTGGTAGCAGTGATTTGGCAAGAAACTCCAGGAGGACAG GTGGTATGACAAACAAATACAGAACATTGTTTGCAAGAAGAGCACAGTATGAACAGCAGAAGCTTCTGATGATG AGGCCTAAAGCGATGCCTGTTGTTGAGAAGGACCCCCATGACAAAGAACCACCAAAATGGGCTCCTTCTTCGTGTTCCCAGCTGGGACAAAGCTGTTTGCCCCATCAGGGCTGCTGTGAGCTATGTTCTGCTTGTCACTGCCACTTCTTCAAAGCCATCTGCTTTTGCAGGAGGACAAATATGCAATGCTCCAAAAATACctag